The following are from one region of the Streptomyces changanensis genome:
- a CDS encoding acylphosphatase, with amino-acid sequence MNDEARFTAWVRGRVQGVGFRWFTRANALEIGGLTGFALNLDDGRVQVVAEGPSENCHRLLEWLRSGDTPGRVDGVTEIWDTPRGGYEGFAIR; translated from the coding sequence ATGAACGACGAGGCGAGGTTCACGGCATGGGTACGCGGACGAGTGCAGGGAGTGGGATTCCGCTGGTTCACCAGGGCGAACGCCCTGGAGATCGGGGGCCTCACCGGTTTCGCCCTGAACCTCGACGACGGCCGCGTCCAGGTCGTCGCCGAAGGTCCGAGTGAGAATTGCCACCGTCTCCTGGAATGGCTGCGCTCCGGCGACACACCCGGCCGCGTCGACGGCGTCACCGAGATCTGGGACACGCCACGCGGGGGATACGAGGGATTCGCGATCCGCTGA
- a CDS encoding AAA family ATPase: MHLKALTLRGFKSFASATTLRFEPGITCVVGPNGSGKSNVVDALSWVMGEQGAKSLRGGKMEDVIFAGTTGRPPLGRAEVSLTIDNSDGALPIDYAEVTITRIMFRNGGSEYQINGDTCRLLDIQELLSDSGIGREMHVIVGQGQLDSVLHADPMGRRAFIEEAAGVLKHRKRKEKALRKLDAMRANLARVQDLTDELRRQLKPLGRQAAVARRAAVIQAELRDARLRLLADDLVRLREALDAEIADEAALRERKERAEADLKAAAARESALEDEVRRLAPRLERAQHTWYELSRLAERVRGTVSLADARVTSATARPVEERRGRDPEELEREAARVREQEAELTAALEAADRALEDTVAHRAELEQALAVEERRLRDAARAIADRREGLARLSGQAGAARSRAAAAQAEIDRLTAARDEARERAAVAHEEYEALRAEVDGLDAGDADLAAAHEAATRELADAEAALTTTREALTSAERRRAATQARHEALSLGLRRKDGTGALLDAAGRLTGLLGPAAELLTVAPGHEVPIVAALGAAADALAVTGPATAAEAIRLLRKEDAGRAALLVAGATEPPPPPGPGVWEPSPVAGPDVREPAPLSGPGAQEPLSAGPDGRAARQPPSAAPSAAVPPRAAAPAVDAARPGLPGGALPAAGLVSGPDELMPALRRLLRDVVVVGTLEEAEALVYARPALTAVTADGDLLGAHFAQGGSAGAPSLLEVQASVDEAAADLAELAVRCRELAAAQEEAAGRRRACADRVEELGERRRAADREKSAVAQRLGGLAGQARGAAGEAERADAAVARAQEAVERATEEAEELAERLLVAQEAPTEDEPDTSVRDRLAADGANARQTEMEARLQARTHEERVKALAGRADSLDRAARAEREARARAERERARLRHEAEVAAAVASGARQLLAHVEVSLVRAEAERSAAEEGRAVRERELAAARARGRELKAELDKLTDSVHRGEVLGAEKRLRIEQLETRALEELGVDPAVLVAEYGPDQPVPAAPPAPGEQRPAPGEDASAAHRREPAAAEDASAAHRREPAPGGDRPDDPGRAGDALRPFVRAEQEKRLKAAERAYQQLGKVNPLALEEFAALEERHRFLSEQLEDLKRTRADLLQVVKEVDERVQQVFAEAFRDTAREFEGVFSRLFPGGEGRLVLTDPGDLLGTGVEVEARPPGKKVKRLSLLSGGERSLTAVAMLVAIFKARPSPFYVMDEVEAALDDTNLQRLIRIMRELQESSQLIVITHQKRTMEVADALYGVSMQGDGVSKVVSQRLR, encoded by the coding sequence GTGCACCTCAAGGCCCTGACCCTCCGTGGTTTCAAATCGTTCGCCTCCGCCACCACGCTGCGGTTCGAACCGGGCATCACCTGCGTCGTCGGCCCCAACGGATCCGGCAAGTCGAACGTCGTGGACGCGCTTTCCTGGGTCATGGGCGAACAGGGCGCGAAATCCCTGCGCGGCGGCAAGATGGAAGACGTGATCTTCGCCGGGACGACCGGCCGGCCGCCCCTGGGACGCGCCGAGGTCTCCCTCACGATCGACAACTCCGACGGCGCGCTCCCCATCGACTACGCCGAGGTCACCATCACGCGGATCATGTTCCGCAACGGCGGCAGCGAATACCAGATCAACGGCGACACCTGCCGGCTCCTGGACATCCAGGAACTGCTGAGCGACTCCGGAATCGGCCGCGAGATGCACGTGATCGTCGGCCAGGGCCAACTCGACTCCGTCCTGCACGCCGACCCGATGGGCCGCCGCGCGTTCATCGAGGAGGCCGCCGGCGTCCTCAAGCACCGCAAGCGCAAGGAGAAGGCGCTGCGGAAGCTCGACGCGATGCGCGCCAACCTCGCCCGCGTCCAGGACCTCACCGACGAACTGCGTCGCCAGCTCAAGCCGCTCGGCCGGCAGGCCGCCGTCGCCCGCCGCGCCGCCGTGATCCAGGCCGAGCTGCGCGACGCCCGCCTGCGGCTCCTCGCCGACGACCTCGTACGCCTCCGGGAAGCGCTCGACGCCGAGATCGCCGACGAGGCGGCGCTGCGCGAGCGCAAGGAACGCGCCGAGGCCGACCTGAAGGCCGCCGCGGCCCGCGAGTCCGCCCTGGAGGACGAGGTGCGCCGCCTCGCACCGCGCCTGGAACGCGCGCAGCACACCTGGTACGAGCTGTCCCGGCTGGCCGAGCGCGTGCGCGGCACCGTCTCGCTGGCCGACGCCCGGGTGACCAGCGCCACCGCCCGGCCCGTCGAGGAGCGGCGCGGCCGCGACCCGGAGGAGCTGGAGCGCGAGGCCGCCCGCGTCCGCGAGCAGGAGGCGGAGCTGACGGCCGCCCTGGAGGCCGCCGACCGGGCCCTGGAGGACACCGTCGCCCACCGGGCCGAACTGGAGCAGGCCCTCGCCGTCGAGGAGCGCCGGCTGCGGGACGCCGCCCGCGCCATCGCCGACCGCCGCGAGGGGCTCGCCCGGCTGAGCGGCCAGGCCGGCGCCGCCCGCTCCCGCGCCGCCGCCGCCCAGGCCGAGATCGACCGGCTGACCGCCGCCCGCGACGAGGCACGCGAACGTGCCGCGGTGGCGCACGAGGAGTACGAGGCGCTGCGCGCCGAGGTCGACGGCCTCGACGCCGGCGACGCCGACCTCGCCGCGGCCCACGAGGCCGCCACGCGCGAACTCGCCGACGCCGAGGCCGCCCTCACCACCACCCGCGAGGCGCTCACCTCCGCCGAACGCCGGCGTGCCGCCACCCAGGCCCGGCACGAAGCGCTCTCCCTCGGCCTGCGCCGCAAGGACGGCACCGGCGCCCTGCTCGACGCGGCCGGCCGGCTCACCGGCCTCCTCGGCCCGGCCGCCGAACTGCTCACCGTCGCCCCCGGTCACGAGGTGCCGATCGTCGCGGCTCTCGGCGCGGCCGCCGACGCGCTCGCCGTGACCGGCCCGGCGACCGCCGCCGAGGCGATCCGCCTGCTGCGCAAGGAGGACGCGGGCCGCGCCGCCCTGCTCGTGGCCGGTGCGACCGAACCACCCCCGCCGCCGGGCCCCGGCGTGTGGGAGCCGTCACCGGTGGCGGGTCCCGACGTGCGGGAACCCGCGCCCCTGTCGGGTCCGGGCGCGCAGGAGCCGTTGTCGGCGGGCCCCGACGGGCGGGCGGCACGACAGCCACCGTCCGCCGCGCCGTCCGCTGCCGTGCCGCCGCGCGCCGCCGCGCCGGCGGTCGACGCGGCGCGCCCCGGTCTCCCGGGTGGGGCGCTGCCCGCCGCCGGCCTGGTGAGCGGCCCCGACGAGCTGATGCCGGCCCTCCGGCGCCTGCTGCGGGACGTCGTGGTCGTCGGGACCCTGGAGGAGGCCGAGGCGCTGGTGTACGCGCGCCCCGCCCTGACGGCCGTCACCGCCGACGGCGACCTGCTGGGCGCCCACTTCGCGCAGGGTGGCTCCGCCGGCGCGCCCAGCCTGCTGGAGGTCCAGGCGTCCGTCGACGAGGCCGCCGCCGACCTCGCCGAGCTGGCCGTACGGTGCCGGGAGCTGGCCGCGGCGCAGGAGGAGGCCGCCGGACGGCGGCGAGCGTGCGCGGACCGCGTGGAGGAACTGGGGGAGCGGCGCCGCGCCGCCGACCGGGAGAAGTCGGCCGTCGCCCAGCGGCTCGGCGGCCTGGCCGGGCAGGCCAGGGGCGCCGCGGGCGAGGCCGAGCGGGCCGACGCCGCGGTCGCCCGCGCCCAGGAGGCCGTGGAGCGGGCGACGGAGGAGGCGGAGGAGCTGGCCGAGCGGCTCCTCGTCGCCCAGGAGGCCCCCACCGAGGACGAACCGGACACGTCCGTACGGGACCGGCTCGCCGCCGACGGCGCCAACGCCCGCCAGACGGAGATGGAGGCGCGCCTCCAGGCCCGTACGCACGAGGAGCGGGTGAAGGCCCTCGCCGGCCGGGCCGACTCCCTGGACCGCGCCGCCCGCGCCGAGCGCGAGGCCCGGGCGCGTGCCGAGCGCGAGCGCGCCCGGCTGCGTCATGAGGCGGAGGTCGCCGCGGCCGTCGCCTCCGGTGCCCGGCAGCTCCTCGCGCACGTCGAGGTGTCCCTGGTGCGCGCCGAGGCGGAGCGGTCCGCCGCCGAGGAGGGCCGGGCCGTCCGCGAACGCGAGCTGGCCGCCGCGCGCGCCCGCGGCCGGGAGCTGAAGGCGGAGCTGGACAAGCTCACCGACTCCGTCCACCGCGGCGAGGTGCTCGGCGCCGAGAAGCGGCTGCGGATCGAGCAGCTGGAGACCCGCGCGCTGGAGGAGCTGGGCGTCGACCCGGCCGTGCTCGTCGCCGAGTACGGCCCCGACCAGCCCGTACCGGCCGCGCCGCCCGCCCCGGGAGAGCAGCGCCCGGCCCCGGGCGAGGACGCGTCCGCCGCGCACCGGCGGGAGCCCGCCGCCGCAGAGGACGCGTCCGCCGCGCACCGGCGGGAGCCCGCCCCCGGCGGGGACCGGCCCGACGACCCCGGGCGGGCGGGCGACGCGCTGCGGCCCTTCGTCCGCGCCGAGCAGGAGAAGCGGCTCAAGGCGGCCGAACGGGCGTACCAGCAGCTCGGGAAGGTGAACCCGCTCGCCCTTGAGGAGTTCGCCGCGCTGGAGGAGCGCCACCGGTTCCTCTCCGAGCAGCTGGAGGACCTCAAGCGGACCCGTGCCGACCTGCTCCAGGTCGTCAAGGAGGTCGACGAGCGCGTCCAGCAGGTCTTCGCGGAGGCGTTCCGGGACACGGCCCGCGAGTTCGAGGGCGTCTTCTCGCGGCTGTTCCCCGGCGGGGAGGGGCGGCTGGTCCTGACCGACCCGGGCGACCTGCTCGGCACGGGCGTCGAGGTGGAGGCCCGGCCGCCGGGCAAGAAGGTCAAGAGGCTGTCGCTGCTGTCCGGCGGCGAGCGGTCCCTCACGGCCGTCGCGATGCTGGTGGCGATCTTCAAGGCCCGGCCGAGCCCGTTCTACGTCATGGACGAGGTGGAGGCGGCGCTGGACGACACCAACCTCCAGCGGCTCATCCGGATCATGCGCGAACTCCAGGAGAGTTCGCAGCTCATCGTCATCACGCACCAGAAGCGGACCATGGAGGTCGCGGACGCGCTGTACGGCGTGTCGATGCAGGGCGACGGGGTATCGAAGGTCGTAAGTCAGAGGCTTCGCTGA
- a CDS encoding sugar porter family MFS transporter — MTSTAQPSASGARQAHPDHLGHVIFITAAAAMGGFLFGYDSSVINGAVEAIRHRYEIGSGTLAQVIAIALIGCAVGAATAGRIADRIGRIRCMQIAAVLFTISAIGSALPFALWDLALWRVVGGFAIGMASVIGPAYIAEVAPAAYRGRLGSFQQAAIVVGIAVSQLVNWAILNMAGGDQRGEIAGLEAWQWMLGVMVLPAVLYGLLSFAIPESPRFLISVGRKEKAKEVLAEVEGTGIDLDARVAEIEHAMHREHKSTFRDLLGSRFGFLPIVWVGIGLSVFQQLVGINVAFYYSATLWQSVGINPSSSFFYSFTTSIINIVGTVIAMVLVDRVGRRPLALVGSAGMALALAFEAWAFSADLVDGKLPETQGVVALIAAHLFVLFFALSWGVVVWVFLGEMFPNRIRAAALGVAASAQWIANWAITASFPSLADWNLSGTYVIYTVFAVLSIPFVLKFVKETKGKALEEMG, encoded by the coding sequence GTGACCAGCACCGCGCAGCCATCGGCGTCGGGGGCCCGACAGGCCCACCCCGACCACCTGGGCCATGTCATCTTCATCACGGCCGCCGCCGCGATGGGCGGATTCCTCTTCGGCTACGACAGCTCCGTCATCAACGGCGCCGTCGAGGCCATCCGCCACCGGTACGAGATCGGCTCCGGCACCCTCGCCCAGGTCATCGCCATCGCCCTGATCGGCTGCGCCGTCGGCGCCGCCACCGCGGGGCGGATCGCCGACCGCATCGGCCGCATCCGCTGTATGCAGATCGCCGCCGTCCTGTTCACCATCAGCGCCATCGGCTCCGCCCTGCCGTTCGCGCTGTGGGACCTCGCCCTGTGGCGCGTCGTCGGCGGCTTCGCCATCGGCATGGCCTCGGTGATCGGCCCCGCGTACATCGCCGAGGTCGCGCCCGCCGCCTACCGCGGCCGGCTCGGCTCCTTCCAGCAGGCCGCCATCGTCGTGGGCATCGCCGTCTCCCAGCTGGTCAACTGGGCCATCCTCAACATGGCCGGCGGCGACCAGCGCGGCGAGATCGCCGGCCTCGAGGCCTGGCAGTGGATGCTCGGCGTCATGGTCCTGCCGGCCGTGCTCTACGGCCTGCTCTCCTTCGCCATCCCCGAGTCGCCCCGCTTCCTGATCTCCGTCGGCCGCAAGGAGAAGGCCAAGGAGGTCCTCGCCGAGGTCGAGGGCACGGGCATCGACCTGGACGCGCGCGTCGCCGAGATCGAGCACGCCATGCACCGCGAGCACAAGTCCACCTTCCGGGACCTGCTCGGCAGCCGCTTCGGCTTCCTCCCGATCGTCTGGGTCGGCATCGGCCTGTCGGTCTTCCAGCAGCTCGTCGGCATCAACGTCGCCTTCTACTACTCCGCGACGCTGTGGCAGTCGGTCGGCATCAACCCGTCCAGCTCGTTCTTCTACTCGTTCACCACGTCGATCATCAACATCGTCGGCACCGTGATCGCGATGGTCCTCGTGGACCGCGTCGGCCGCAGGCCGCTGGCCCTCGTCGGCTCCGCCGGCATGGCGCTCGCCCTCGCCTTCGAGGCGTGGGCCTTCTCCGCGGACCTGGTCGACGGCAAGCTCCCCGAGACTCAGGGTGTCGTCGCCCTCATCGCCGCCCACCTCTTCGTGCTCTTCTTCGCCCTCTCCTGGGGCGTGGTGGTCTGGGTCTTCCTCGGCGAGATGTTCCCCAACCGGATCCGCGCCGCCGCCCTCGGCGTCGCCGCGTCCGCCCAGTGGATCGCCAACTGGGCGATCACCGCGAGCTTCCCGTCCCTGGCGGACTGGAACCTCTCCGGTACGTACGTCATCTACACGGTCTTCGCCGTGCTCTCCATCCCCTTCGTGCTCAAGTTCGTGAAGGAGACCAAGGGCAAGGCGTTGGAGGAGATGGGCTAA